From the genome of Candidatus Roizmanbacteria bacterium, one region includes:
- the ftsW gene encoding putative lipid II flippase FtsW, translating into MSERFARLRKTTVHKKSSIIYLPIVLSLLGLLFVFESSSVRALQEFGDSFHYFKLQAVWIGLGIVGMMFFSFFDYKKLYYLSFPAMMTTIGMLMLVLLPGLGSTAGGAQSWINFGFFNIQPTELAKFSVIIYLASWFMNREKKRFVPFISLLGFLVFIIILQPDLGTATMIFILSIVMYYLAGTQLGYLVLLLPASLIGFYVLTKISPYRMRRFNAFLNPSLDPLGIGYHVNQIAISLQNGGLFGLGFGASRQKFLYLPEAHTDSIFAIIGEEFGFVGSAMLIFALIVLIYKIYEIAYKAPDRFARLLAGGIFVYFSIQIVVNLGGMVGLMPLTGVPLPFISYGGSNLLISFAMIGILLNIRKKGHIK; encoded by the coding sequence ATGTCGGAAAGATTTGCGAGGCTGAGGAAAACCACAGTTCATAAGAAAAGTTCTATTATATATCTCCCAATAGTTCTATCGCTATTAGGTCTTCTTTTTGTTTTTGAGTCATCGTCGGTTAGAGCTTTGCAAGAATTTGGCGACAGCTTTCATTATTTTAAACTTCAGGCAGTTTGGATAGGTCTCGGTATTGTGGGAATGATGTTTTTCTCATTTTTTGATTACAAAAAACTATACTACCTTTCGTTCCCAGCAATGATGACCACGATAGGAATGTTGATGTTAGTACTTTTACCAGGTCTGGGAAGTACAGCGGGAGGTGCTCAAAGCTGGATCAACTTTGGCTTTTTCAATATTCAGCCTACTGAGCTGGCTAAGTTCAGTGTAATTATCTATCTTGCTTCATGGTTTATGAATCGAGAAAAAAAGCGATTTGTTCCTTTTATTTCACTGCTAGGTTTTTTAGTCTTCATCATAATTCTTCAACCAGATCTTGGAACCGCCACCATGATTTTTATACTCAGCATAGTTATGTACTACCTTGCAGGAACTCAGTTAGGATACCTAGTATTGCTCCTTCCAGCTTCATTAATAGGATTTTATGTACTAACTAAAATTTCTCCTTACCGCATGAGAAGGTTTAACGCGTTTCTTAATCCATCACTCGATCCGTTAGGAATCGGATACCATGTAAATCAAATAGCTATATCACTTCAGAACGGGGGATTATTCGGACTTGGGTTCGGAGCATCACGTCAAAAATTTCTTTATCTACCAGAAGCTCACACCGATTCGATATTCGCGATCATTGGAGAGGAATTTGGATTTGTTGGATCTGCGATGCTTATTTTTGCGTTAATTGTATTGATCTATAAAATCTACGAAATTGCCTATAAAGCCCCTGACCGCTTTGCAAGGCTACTGGCTGGAGGAATTTTTGTATATTTTAGTATTCAAATTGTCGTTAATCTCGGAGGTATGGTCGGTTTGATGCCATTAACAGGTGTGCCTCTACCGTTCATTTCTTATGGAGGCTCTAATCTCCTCATTTCTTTTGCGATGATTGGGATATTATTAAATATCCGCAAGAAAGGACACATTAAATAA
- a CDS encoding diacylglycerol kinase family protein — protein sequence MIKKHTISIRHAYEGMVWAFKTQINYRIHFLFSVLALLASWFLHISYFEFLLILSLIVIGIMVEAINTAIELTTDAIDKEWREDIKFAKDVSAAAMLIFSLGALVIAGIIFVPRILLLLGL from the coding sequence ATGATTAAGAAACATACAATCTCAATACGGCATGCATACGAAGGAATGGTATGGGCTTTTAAGACACAGATCAACTACCGAATTCATTTTCTCTTTTCTGTTCTTGCCCTCCTCGCTTCATGGTTCCTTCATATCTCATATTTTGAGTTTCTCCTTATCCTGAGTCTGATTGTCATCGGCATAATGGTTGAGGCAATAAACACCGCAATTGAACTTACGACAGATGCTATCGATAAGGAATGGAGAGAGGATATCAAGTTTGCAAAAGATGTATCAGCAGCGGCCATGCTTATCTTTTCCCTAGGTGCTCTTGTGATAGCTGGTATAATCTTCGTTCCTAGAATTCTTTTATTACTCGGACTTTAA